A genomic region of Dermacentor andersoni chromosome 9, qqDerAnde1_hic_scaffold, whole genome shotgun sequence contains the following coding sequences:
- the LOC126528620 gene encoding uncharacterized protein: MQTTVLALAFANLLLPSLAGLSTGASSVCALPYTGDDPGSCHPPPGGCSSPLDVPPEELHTPEITVPWMATSTSATMPTCIKELHPLTPLRGLGDCTTAQPPNPLTFAMQVSTSYALFAKKSSNYILVQFPSPHCCVAIAVECANVIHSLLMLSGDVEANPGPEGNAAVLAELQKLNAGQTLLITEIQGLKTQLNTTVQTIASLDKRMADLETHYQTLLHLRNDIEIMQSTTIDQAKKIKELETRLDDAENQSRRNNLIFYGIPDPASAETWAESEKLVIDVCRKNLYITLEPNDIERAHRLGNHSADRIRPVIVKFLSHKTEDALLSNGRKLKDTNYSIGEDFSRTVRHARKQLLVFAKANSNKYSLRFKTLHIGSKRYVFDASSQAVKEIA, translated from the coding sequence ATGCAGACGACCGTCCTCGCACTCGCATTTGCCAACCTGCTGCTGCCGTCCCTGGCAGGCCTGTCTACGGGGGCGTCATCGGTGTGCGCACTGCCGTACACTGGAGATGACCCTGGCTCCTGCCATCCACCGCCCGGCGGGTGCTCGTCCCCACTGGATGTGCCGCCAGAGGAGCTGCACACACCGGAAATCACAGTACCATGGATGGCCACATCGACATCAGCAACAATGCCAACATGTATAAAAGAGCTTCACCCGCTGACACCGCTTCGTGGGCTCGGTGACTGCACCACAGCGCAGCCACCTAATCCGCTTACCTTTGCGATGCAGGTCAGTACATCGTATGCCCTCTTCGCTAAAAAATCCAGTAATTATATTTTGGTGCAGTTTCCGAGCCCGCACTGCTGTGTTGCCATTGCCGTTGAGTGTGCAAACGTAATTCATTCCTTGCTCATGCTATCAGGTGACGTTGAGGCTAACCCTGGTCCTGAGGGCAACGCTGCTGTACTCGCTGAACTACAGAAGCTAAACGCGGGACAGACCCTGTTGATTACGGAAATACAGGGCCTCAAAACACAGCTGAACACAACAGTCCAAACCATAGCAAGCCTAGACAAACGAATGGCCGATCTCGAAACGCATTACCAAACACTTCTTCACCTCAGAAACGATATTGAAATAATGCAGTCAACCACAATCGACCAAGCTAAAAAGATTAAAGAACTAGAAACACGCCTGGATGACGCGGAAAACCAATCACGTCGGAATAACCTTATTTTCTATGGCATCCCTGACCCTGCTAGCGCTGAAACGTGGGCTGAGTCAGAAAAACTAGTCATTGATGTTTGCCGCAAAAATCTTTATATAACCTTGGAACCTAACGACATTGAAAGAGCGCATCGCCTCGGAAATCATTCAGCCGACCGAATTCGTCCCGTAATCGTAAAATTTCTATCTCATAAAACCGAAGACGCGCTGTTATCAAATGGCCGTAAATTGAAAGACACAAACTACAGTATTGGAGAGGACTTCTCCCGCACCGTTCGACACGCGCGTAAACAGTTACTAGTGTTTGCCAAAGCCAATTCTAACAAGTACTCCTTGCGCTTCAAAACCCTGCACATCGGCTCAAAACGCTATGTATTTGACGCATCATCCCAAGCCGTTAAGGAAATAGCATAG